The Populus trichocarpa isolate Nisqually-1 chromosome 11, P.trichocarpa_v4.1, whole genome shotgun sequence genome has a segment encoding these proteins:
- the LOC7483611 gene encoding fimbrin-1, with protein sequence MSSYMGVHVSDQWLQSQFMQVELRSLKSKFISIKNQNGKVTVGDLPPVMIKLEAFNSMFNVEEITGILDELHADLSNEIEFEDFLKAYLNLQGRATAKSGASKQSSSFLKATTTTLLHTISESEKASYVAHINSYLGDDPFLKQFLPIDPATNDLFNLAKDGVLLCKLINVAVPGTIDERAINTKRFLNPWERNENHTLCLNSAKAIGCTVVNIGTQDLVEGRPHLLLGLISQIIKIQLLADLSLKKTPQLVELVDDNNDVEELMGLAPEKVLLKWMNFHLKKAGYEKPVLNFSSDLKDGKAYAYLLNVLAPEHCSPSTLDTKDPKERAKLVLDHAERMDCRRYLKPEDIVEGSPNLNLAFVAQIFHQRNGLTTDSKKISFAEMMTDDVQTSREERCFRLWINSLGIVTYVNNVFEDVRNGWILLEVLDKVSPGSVNWKHASKPPIKMPFRKVENCNQVVRIGRQLKFSLVNVAGNDIVQGNKKLLLAFLWQLMRYNMLQLLKNLRSHSQGKEITDADILKWANNKIKQTGRTSKIENFKDKSLSSGIFFLELLRAVEPRVVNWNLVTKGESDEEKRLNATYIISVTRKLGCSIFLLPEDIMEVNQKMILTLAASIMYWSLQKAVEDVESSPSPSNGICTATPDASPAQSVSGEDEISSLGGEVSYLNIDDDDSDTAVSSQLENEKSPTVE encoded by the exons ATGTCGAGTTACATGGGTGTTCATGTCTCCGATCAATGGCTGCAAAGTCAGTTTATGCAGGTTGAGCTTCGCAGCCTTAAGTCAAAA TTTATATCAATAAAGAATCAGAATGGCAAAGTTACTGTTGGAGATTTGCCGCCTGTGATGATCAAATTAGAAGCTTTTAATTCAATGTTTAATGTGGAGGAGATAACTGGGATATTGGATGAGTTGCATGCTGACTTAAGCAATGAGATTGAATTTGAGGACTTCCTCAAG GCATACTTGAATTTACAAGGTCGAGCTACTGCAAAATCAGGGGCTTCTAAGCAGAGTTCATCTTTCCTCAAGGCCACAACTACGACTCTTCTTCACACAATTAGTGAATCTGAGAAAGCATCTTATGTTGCTCACATAAATAGCTATCTCGGGGATGACCCATTTCTGAAGCAGTTTCTTCCAATAGATCCAGCTACAAATGATTTATTCAATCTGGCAAAAGATGGAGTGCTATTATG TAAGCTCATCAATGTTGCAGTGCCAGGGACAATAGATGAACGTGCCATCAACACGAAACGATTTCTTAATCCATGGGAAAGAAATGAGAACCATACCCTTTGCCTCAATTCTGCAAAAGCTATTGGATGCACGGTGGTCAACATTGGCACACAGGACTTGGTGGAAGGAAGA CCTCATCTGTTGCTTGGGTTGATTTCTCAGATTATAAAG ATCCAACTGTTGGCAGACCTTAGCCTTAAGAAGACACCTCAGCTTGTGGAATTGGTGGATGACAACAAT GATGTTGAGGAGCTTATGGGATTGGCCCCTGAAAAGGTCTTATTGAAATGGATGAATTTCCATCTGAAAAAAGCAGGCTACGAGAAAcctgttttgaatttttcttctgaTTTGAAG GATGGAAAGGCTTATGCATACCTGCTTAATGTTCTTGCACCAGAGCACTGCAGTCCATCTACATTGGATACCAAGGATCCTAAAGAAAGGGCTAAGCTGGTTCTTGATCATGCAGAGCGGATGGATTGCAGACGATATTTAAAACCAGAAGACATTGTTGAAGGATCTCCAAATCTGAATCTTGCATTTGTGGCACAAATATTTCATCAAAG GAATGGCCTGACTACAGACAGCAAAAAGATTTCCTTTGCTGAGATGATGACTGATGATGTACAAACTTCTAGAGAAGAAAGATGTTTTCGACTATGGATTAACAGTCTTGGAATTGTTACATATGTTAACAATGTATTTGAGGATGTTAGAAATGG ATGGATACTATTGGAAGTGCTTGACAAGGTTTCTCCTGGGTCAGTTAACTGGAAGCATGCATCTAAGCCTCCAATCAAGATGCCATTCAGAAAGGTAGAGAATTGCAATCAAGTGGTACGGATTGGTAGACAACTGAAATTTTCCCTTGTCAATGTAGCTGGAAATGATATTGTACAGGGAAATAAGAAGCTCTTACTTG CTTTCTTATGGCAGTTAATGAGATATAACATGCTTCAACTCCTCAAGAACTTGAGATCCCACTCCCAAGGGAAGGAGATAACTGATGCAGATATTCTAAAATGggcaaacaataaaattaaacaaacaggAAGAACTTCCAAAATTGAGAACTTTAAG GATAAGAGCCTATCATCTGGAATATTCTTCCTTGAGCTTCTTCGTGCTGTCGAGCCAAGGGTGGTTAATTGGAACCTCGTCACCAAGGGTGAAAGTG ATGAGGAGAAGAGATTGAATGCTACATACATTATCAGTGTGACACGGAAACTAGGCTGTTCAATTTTCCTGTTGCCAGAAGACATCATGGAG GTGAACCAGAAGATGATTCTGACCCTAGCTGCCAGCATAATGTACTGGAGCCTGCAAAAAGCAGTGGAAGATGTGGAATCATCTCCATCCCCTTCTAATGGGATTTGTACAGCTACTCCTGATGCATCCCCAGCTCAATCTGTCAGTGGCGAAGATGAAATATCTTCCTTGGGTGGTGAAGTCTCATACTtgaatattgatgatgatgactcTGACACTGCTGTCTCCTCGCAGCTTGAGAACGAGAAATCTCCTACAGTAGAGTGA